In Archangium lipolyticum, the DNA window AAACCGGGGCAGGCTCAGTAGACGAAGACCCCGGGGGAGCACTCCCCCCGGGGTCTCCGGAACACAATCGTCAGCACATCACCGTTTGGACCGCGGACTCCGCTTCGGACGCCGTCTGGGCTTCTGGATGATGATGTCGTACGAGGTCTCCCGGGTGGGAGAGCGGACGAACCCGGCACCTTCCGTTGCCAGGAACTCATCCAGCAGACGGATGATGGCGTCCAGCGTGCGCTCCAGGTCGCACGCGTTGGCTTCGTAGACTTGCTGGCCCCACCAGGTGGGTAGAGACCGCCACGTCGGGTGCCGCTTGTAGATCCATTCCCGGAAATACTCGTGCTGGCCCTTCCGCCCTGAATCCCCAAGGGCATCATCGTAGCCCATGATGTAGAGAGAGAGATGCTCGAGCGTGAAGTCCGGGGCAAACATCCTCGGGCGCATACAGATGTGGCGCATGTGCTCGAACAGGCTTCCGGCATTGAGCTTCACAGGGCTCATCGCAGCTCGCGCACCACTTGCATCGAGAGCTGCCCGGGAGACTTCTGGCGCTCCAGGTATTCAGTCACGGCCAACCCCGTGGGTCCGGTCATGGCATCGTAAACACGATCCTTGATCTTTACCGCGAAGTGAACGGAGTTATCGGAAATCTGGATGGTGCTGAGGGGCTCTCCGGCTCGTCGTTCCCCAGGCACCATGGGAGCGTAACACCTTCCCCACGCCCCTACCCTCGTCCGCGACACGTTCCATCCTCGCCAAGCTCATCGGCCAGAGCCACCAGCGAGGCGGTGGGGCGCGCCTCGGCGAAGGCGGTGAGCGAAGAGCAACCCCGCTCGCGGACCCGCTCGTACAGGCGGACCCGCCAGTTGCCTTCCCAGGCATCTCCGTCGCTCATCGCCCTCTCCAGCGGATGAAGTTCATCGAGATCCTGTATTCCATCCGCTCAGCGTGTTGAACCAGGGTGACAGACACGGCCATCCGGCCCGTGAGGCAGCGTCGCCCCGCGCGGGGCCACTGCCCCCCTGGCAACCTACCCGCTGCGTCTTCCCGTCCGTGACCGACCTGGCGGCTTGACGAGCCACCCGCCGCTCCGTGTAATTCCGGGGCGACAGCTTTCGGGATGCGTCGCTTCCGGAGGTGCGCCGTGTCCAACCGTCTTCCCGGCGCGCGCCCTACCCGCGAACGACTGGGCCCCTGCCTTGGCGCCTGGGCCCTCCTCATCCTCTTCCAGTTCGCATGTGCCACAGGCACCCCACGCAGCTTCGTGGCCTACCGCGACAACTCGCTCACGCCCCCACCAACGCCCAAGGAGCGGAGGGTGGAGCCCGGCCTGGAATCGGCCACCGCATACGAGGTGGACTTCCTGGAGCCCGGTGCCGTCGCCACCCGGCCGGTGCCCATCCCCAGGCCCGAATTCCAGCGGGCCTTCCAATGGCTCGCCCAGGACGTGCGGCTGGGGCACCTCCGTCCACGTGAAGCCGCGCTCGAGCTGCTGCGCCTCTCGCGCCAGCCGCCGCAGGAGGTAGAGACGGTGGCGAGCACGGGGGACTGGAACCTGGAGACGTACCGGGGCCGGGGCTACACCCTGGTGCCCGAGCGCCAGCAGGGTCCGGTGTTCCTCACCCCCGAGGCGGATGAAACCCTCAAGCAAAGGTATCTCCGCTGGTGCGAGCCGCGGGGCGGAGGCGACTGCCTGGGCCTGCTGGACGACGGGCCCTACCTCCGCGCGGATGACCGGCGCACGTTCGCCCTGGCACTGGCCTTCGGCACCGTGCTCGACGAGACACGTGCCGCCCTGGGCCGGGAGTTGCTCAGCGTGCAGGCGCTCGTCTCCATGGTCGTCTGGACGGTCGCCCTCTACTGCATGATGTGGGTGGTGCCCGAGCCGACGACCAAGGCCCTGGCCGCCAGCCTGACCCTCCTCATCGTGGGCTACCTGGGCCTCCAGACGGTGTACGGCCTCATGGACGGCTGGGCCCGCATGGCCCATGCGGCCCACGAGGCCACCACCTTCGACGAGTTGCGCGCGGCGGGCGAGGCGTTCGGCAAGGTACTGGGCGAGGACGCGGCGCGGGCCATGCTCCTCGCCGTAGCCGCTCTCAGCGGGCACACGCTGGGGCAGGTGGTGGCGCGGGTGAAGTCACTGCCGGGCTTCAACCTCGCGGGAGCGCAGTTCGAGGCCCAGGGCGGCGCAGCAGTCATGGGGCGCCTGGAGCTCACGGAGGCTGCGCTCGCGACGGAGGGTGCCCTGGCCAAGGCCGTGGCGGCGGCGGAAACGGTAGCTACCTCACCGCAAGGCCCCATGGCCCTGGTGATGCTCAAGAAGGGGACGGGCCATGGGGCGGGACAAGCCCCAGGGGGCCGCTCCGCCGAAACCGTGATTCGTCACCGAGGCGGCAACCGGCAGGTGGAGCTCAGCGACGGGCAGCGCTGGCACCTGCCACGCGGCAAGTCGGCTGCGGATATTCCCGCCGAGGACAAGATTGGCGACATGCTCCAGGAGGCCGTCACCAAAGCCGCCAAGAAGTGGGGGCCCGACAGGCTCTCGCGCAACGAGCGAGAGGCCATCGACGAAGCCCTGAAGAAGGGCGAATACTGGCTGGCGAGACTGCTGGAACGCGAGGCCCGGGGGCGCTACGTGGAAAACGAGGTGCGAGAACAGTTCCAACATCTCTACAACTTCAGCCGGAACAAAGGGATCGATGTAGAAGTCCCCGGAGGCTACAAGTACGAGATTCTCTCCGGGACGGACTCGAATCTAGCCCGTCATGGCAGGCGCATGGCGGGCGAGTTCTTCCGGATGCTCACCTTCTGAGCGGGCGGCGCATGCTCTACAACAAGGTCTTCTACCAGGGTCAGGAAATCGAGAACGAACGACTGGAGCTGACCGACAAAGGCTCGCTCTACTTCCTCGGCTCCGGGCTGACGCTCCGCAACTGCACGGTCGTCGTCAAGGTCTCGGGTAGGAACCTGTTTCTGACCGGCTCCCGTTTCATCGACTGCACTTTCGAGGTGAAGCAGGAGCTGAAAAACCACCAACAATGGGTGAAGGCCTCTCTAAAGGGGTGCCGCTTCAAGGGGCGGCTGACCGGGTGCGACTTCGGGCACTGGCCCGACTACGGCACGGGTTGGGAGCACGGGGCCATCGAGGACTGCGACTTCAGCGAGGCCCGCCTGGATGGCTGCCGCATCATGGGGTCGGACCCTTCCACCATTCGCTTTCCCAAGTGGCCCTGCTTCACCCTCCTGGACCCCATCAGGCGAGCCCGCGAGCTCAACAGCGTCCAGTGGCCGGGAGGTTTTCGCCCCATTGTCGTGGAGGGTCAGTACAGGGATCCTCCCTGCACAACGGCAGTAACGCTCTACGCTCCGACCCTCGCCAAACGACGCGAGACCACCGAGGAAGCATTCAGAGCGGTCGTCGAGCAGTTCGACTGCATCGTCTACTGACGTAGCCATGGGTTGGGCCCGGCGGTTCCTTGATTGATTCGCGAGCCCTCCCGAAGGGCGCGCCGGACCAGCGGGTGGATTGGCTCGCCACGTGCTTGGGGTCCCTCCCCATGTCCGGACCCCATGACCTCTTCGCCCGCTATACTTTCGGCCATCCCGAGCGGGCCGCGGCCGAACTGCGGGCCGTCCTGCCCCCGCATGTCGTCTCCGAAGTGGACTGGACGTCCCTGCGGCGAGAGCCCGGCAGCGTGGTGGACCCGGAGCTGCGGGAGACCGAGAGCGACCTGCTCTTCTCGGCCCGCCTTCGCACCGGTCAACCGCTGCTCCTCTATGTGCTGCTCGAGCACCAATCGTCGGTGGACAGGTGGATGGCTCTGAGAATGCTGCGCTACGTGGTGCGCCAGGTGGAACGCTGGCGCCAGGAGCATCCGGACAGCACGCTGCTTCCCCTCATCCTTCCGCTCGTCATGTACCACGGGCCAGAGGGAGCCTGGACGGCGCCGCGCCGGGTGGAGGACCTCTTCGACCTGCCAGAGGACGCGACACAGCGGGAGCAGTGGCGCTCGCTGGTGCCGCGCTTCGAATACCTGCTCGATGATCTGACGACCGAGCGAGCCGAGGCCTTGATGGCGCGTCCTGGCCCGCCCCTGGCCCGGCTGGCCCTGCTCGTGCTGCGCTACGGACGCACCGAGGAGCTGGCCCGGAGATTGCCGGACTGGACGGCGCTCTTCGCCCAGGTGCAGGCCAGCCCCAACGGGCAGGAGGAATTGCTCATGGTCGTGCGCTATCTGCTCCTGGTTGGAGACAGGACGGTACGTGGCGCCACGGGGCAGGTGCTACATTCGGTCTTGGGTACGCAACGCGCGGAGGAACTGATGCGCAGTTATGGCGAGGAGCTCATCGAGCAGGGCCGCGAGCAGGGCCGCCAGCAGGGGCTGGCACGGGGACGAGCCGAGGGACGAGCCGAGGGACGAGCCGAGGATGTTGTCCGGATTCTCGCCGCGCGCGGCGTGCACGTCGACGACGAGGCCCGCCGGCGCATTCTCACCTGCTCGGACCTGGACACCCTCGACCTCTGGTTCGATCGGGCCCTGCGCGCCTCCACCCTCTCCGACGTCCTGGATGACCTGGCTCAGTAAGTGAGCTGCACCTCGGCCCTCACCCGGCTCGTCCCACCGTCAACGCGGTGTCGAACCTCGGGGCCCTCCTCGGGGTGCCCTTCGTATTCGGCAGAGGGAGACCAGGAGGGTGGCTCCTCCTCGCTTGCTGGTTGTACCTGGCTGTTGTCATGGACCTCTTCTCGCGCGAGGTGCTGGCGAAGCTCACGCCTCCTCGTCGGGCAGGATCGTAAGCAGGAGCTCGTCGTCGGGGCCGATCGGCCGCCAGCCAGGCGGAGGCGGTGAAGCACGGAGCGCTGCCCTGGCTCGCTCGACGCGCTTCTGATGCGTCTCTGGTGTATAGGCGGACCAGCGACCGATTGCCTTGGCAACCTTGAACCGGTTGGCGTCATCCAGGACAGCCGGCCAGCCATCCGGAAGACTCTGGGACAACATGCGCACGAGCACATCGCGCACGAAGCGCGTGACCTGCTTCCGCTGCTCCGCCTCGGCGAGCAACCCGCTCAACACCTGCACTCCGGCGACATCGTCCTCGCCAAGCTCATCGGCCAGAGCCACCAGCGAGGCGGTGGGGCGCGCCTCGGCGAAGGCGGTGAGCGAGGAGTAACCCCGCTCGCGGACCCGCTCGTACAGGCGGACCCGCCAGTTGCCTTCCCAGGCATCTCCGTCGCTCATCGCCCTCTCCAGCGAATGAAGTTCATCGAGATCCTGTACTCCTTCATGCTCTCAGCGACGATGTCCAAGACCTCGTTGCGCGTCAACATCCGTCCAGCTTCAACCTCGGCGTCGCGCAGCGCCTTCATGCTCATCCGGTTCCATTCACCGGGCCATACGCGCCCCAGCTTCCAGTTCCCACCTCCGTGTATTGCCTGGTGGTGTGCCTGCTCGAGCTTGACGCAGAACTGGTCGATATCCATAACGCCGCCAGGGCCCGCCGCCGACACAGCCTCCCGCGAGCCCCGGCGACGGTGGGTAGAGGCGAGCGGAGGAGACTCATCGCTCGGCCCTTCGACCAACGAAGGCCCCGAAGCCTCATGCGGCGTGTAGCGCAGGTTCATCCCCTAGCCGGACGGTGGCGTCAGCGACGCACAGCCGACGGAAAGCAGGGCCACGACGAGCAGCAGGCCCGCCCGCAGGGCCCGTAGCAGGTCAGTGCACATGGTCCACCCAGGCCCACCGTAGAGAAGGCTCTCCCGGGCACAGCCCGCCATCGGTTGCCGGAAACAACAACGTGCCGCCCGCCGGGATGCCCCAGGACCCATTGCCATGCCCTTTATGCGTATTCCGGCCAACTTTAGAGCGTGTTGAACCGGGGAAGTGCACTGGCGAGGGAGCCGCATCAAGAGAGGCGCTCCGGGCGCAGAACCTGCTAAGTTGAGGTCCTGGGAGGTAGGCCCATGACCTCACATCTGAATTCCCCTGTTCCAGAGACCTGTGGCGCGAGGGCGCCATGAATGCGCTCGACATGCCGCCACTGCCGCCCGGCACGCTCATCGCGGGTGACGTGGTGGAAGCCGTGCTGGGCTCGGGCGGCTTCGGCATCGTGTACCAGGTACGTGGCCCCCAAGGACACCGCTCCGCCCTCAAGATGGTGCCGGTGGAGAACGGTGAGGATAGAGCCTGGCGCGAGGCCCTCATCGGCTCGCGCGTGAGCCTGAACCACCCCAACCTGGCGCGGGTGCTGGGCGCGGGCAGCTGGCCCGACAAGGACCCCCGCTTCGTCTTCGTGAAGCAGGAGTTGGTGGACGGAGTGAGGCTGGACGTCTGGGCGCGCGAGCACGCCGTGGACACCCACCAGGTGGTGGACAGGGTGCTGGAGGTGTCACGGGCCCTGGCGGTGGTGCACGAGGCCAGGGTGGTGCACCGGGACGTGAAGGAGGCCAACATCCTGGTGCGCAAGAGTGACGGGCAGGCGGTGCTGGTGGACTTCGGGGTGGGCTACTACGAGGGGGCGCCCACCCTCACCGAGGGACTGTTTCCCCCGGGCACGCCCCGCTACCGCAGCCCCGAGGCGTGGCGCTTCGGCCGGGAGAACCAGGACGTGCAGGGGGCGCACTACCGGGCCGGGGTGGGAGATGACCTGTACGCGCTGGGAGTCGTCTTCTACCGGCTGCTGACGGGCAGAGACCCCTTCCTGCTGGGCGAGCGCGGAGGGGTGGACGTGGAGGCCGTGTTGCACCAGGCGCCGCTGCCGCCGCACCTCGTCAACCCGCGCGTCCCCCTGGCGGTGGAAGCGGTGTGTCTGCGGCTGCTGGAGAAGAAGCCCGAGGACCGCTACCCGGGCGCGGTGGAGCTGTGCGCGGCATTGGAGGCGCTGAGGGCCTGGCCGGACGAGTCCTGGAAGGTGCCACTGCACGGCAGAGCAAAAGTGGCCGGCAAGAGGTGGGCGCGAGGGCGAGGTGCGACGGCCTGGGCGGGCATGGGGGTGGGGCTGGTGCTGGGCGGCGGGTGGCTCGCGGGGCAGTGGTGTGGCGGGCGCGACGTGGCCACCGTCTCCTCACCCGTCACGTCGCCCGCCAAGCCGCCAACGCGGGAGGCCAACGCTGGCCAGGAAGTGGCGCCCCCGGAGCCGCCGCCGGAGTCTGCTCGGGCCGCGACTCCGCCGCCGGTGGAGCCTCCCCTCGCGGCCGCCGCCTCGCCCGCGGCGAGCGGAAAGGACACAGCCGCCGTGAAGAAGCAGCAGAAGACGACCGGCCCCCAGCGGGAAGTGCAGCCCAAGCGCGCGGAGGCCGCCGCGCGCAACGTGTGTCTGGGCCTGACGGGAGCCGCCCTTCAGGCCTGCCTCAGCGCGCAGCAGCAGGTGCCGCCCGTACGCTCGGAGCCTCCACCCCAGGAGTGCCCGGCGGGCGCCGTGAAGACCATGACCGAGACGCTGGGCCTGCGCATTGGAGAAAGAACGGAGGTCGAGTGGTCCGACGTGCGGGGCAGGCCCGTTCCCGTGCGCGAAGACACCCCTGTCATCATCGCTGGCAACTGGAGGGCTTCCACCCGCCAGCTCGCGCTGCCGAACAACACCCGGCTCCACGGGCGGCTCTACTTCGGCGAGAAGAAGGTGTACGGCCGCTTCACCGAGGCACGCACGCCCAGCGGGGAGACGTATCGGGTCTGCATGGACCTGTACTACTACGAGCCCGGCACCCCCATTCAGCCCGGCAGCGAGCCGGGGAACATGCTGGTCGGACCCGTCGCGCAGGTGCGAGTGGTGGACCACTTCGACTAGGGACAGCCAGCGACACGGCGCTGGGAGCCGCCATACACTACCGGGTAGGAGGTGTGGTAGAGGACCACGTTTCCAGTCTCCTCCACATTGTCTGGGAGTCCCCGCTCCGTGTTCGCCCTGTCTTCCACCGCCCTCGTGGGAGTGGTCCTGTTGGCCACGCCCGCCGATGCCGCCGTTCAGTCCCCGCTTCCCACTTGTGAGACGGGCGTGCGCCACGTCGAGCTCACCGCGGACGCCGCCGACAAACGACACACGGTGTGCATCCACCCGGGACTGTCCACCAACCTGCTCTTCGACTCGAAGTTGGCACGCGTGGAACTGGCCGTGCGGGAACGGTTCCGGGTGGTGCTGCAAGGAGAGACGGCCCTCACGCTCGTTCCCACGGAGGCGCTGGAGGATGGGGAGCGCGTGCCGGTGACGGCCTGGTTCCAGGACGGCGCGGCCCCCGCGAGTGCCACTTTCGAACTGTGGGTGCACCCCACCCAGGCCGAGGGACAGGTGGAAGTGACGCGCCAGCCGCGCACGCTCACCTCCTACCGGGAGGGCGAGCAGCAGGCGCAAGCGGAGGCCCGGCAATGCCGGGAGGAAAAGGCACGCATCCAGGCGGAGTGCGCCGAACAGGCAGGGCTCACGGGCCTCATCGCCAAGGGACTGGGCAAGACGGGTGTTGCTTTCAAGATGCTCGACTTCGATGTCACCGCG includes these proteins:
- the sitA5 gene encoding SitA5 family polymorphic toxin produces the protein MSNRLPGARPTRERLGPCLGAWALLILFQFACATGTPRSFVAYRDNSLTPPPTPKERRVEPGLESATAYEVDFLEPGAVATRPVPIPRPEFQRAFQWLAQDVRLGHLRPREAALELLRLSRQPPQEVETVASTGDWNLETYRGRGYTLVPERQQGPVFLTPEADETLKQRYLRWCEPRGGGDCLGLLDDGPYLRADDRRTFALALAFGTVLDETRAALGRELLSVQALVSMVVWTVALYCMMWVVPEPTTKALAASLTLLIVGYLGLQTVYGLMDGWARMAHAAHEATTFDELRAAGEAFGKVLGEDAARAMLLAVAALSGHTLGQVVARVKSLPGFNLAGAQFEAQGGAAVMGRLELTEAALATEGALAKAVAAAETVATSPQGPMALVMLKKGTGHGAGQAPGGRSAETVIRHRGGNRQVELSDGQRWHLPRGKSAADIPAEDKIGDMLQEAVTKAAKKWGPDRLSRNEREAIDEALKKGEYWLARLLEREARGRYVENEVREQFQHLYNFSRNKGIDVEVPGGYKYEILSGTDSNLARHGRRMAGEFFRMLTF
- a CDS encoding Rpn family recombination-promoting nuclease/putative transposase, which produces MSGPHDLFARYTFGHPERAAAELRAVLPPHVVSEVDWTSLRREPGSVVDPELRETESDLLFSARLRTGQPLLLYVLLEHQSSVDRWMALRMLRYVVRQVERWRQEHPDSTLLPLILPLVMYHGPEGAWTAPRRVEDLFDLPEDATQREQWRSLVPRFEYLLDDLTTERAEALMARPGPPLARLALLVLRYGRTEELARRLPDWTALFAQVQASPNGQEELLMVVRYLLLVGDRTVRGATGQVLHSVLGTQRAEELMRSYGEELIEQGREQGRQQGLARGRAEGRAEGRAEDVVRILAARGVHVDDEARRRILTCSDLDTLDLWFDRALRASTLSDVLDDLAQ
- a CDS encoding NUDIX hydrolase encodes the protein MSDGDAWEGNWRVRLYERVRERGYSSLTAFAEARPTASLVALADELGEDDVAGVQVLSGLLAEAEQRKQVTRFVRDVLVRMLSQSLPDGWPAVLDDANRFKVAKAIGRWSAYTPETHQKRVERARAALRASPPPPGWRPIGPDDELLLTILPDEEA
- a CDS encoding serine/threonine protein kinase, giving the protein MNALDMPPLPPGTLIAGDVVEAVLGSGGFGIVYQVRGPQGHRSALKMVPVENGEDRAWREALIGSRVSLNHPNLARVLGAGSWPDKDPRFVFVKQELVDGVRLDVWAREHAVDTHQVVDRVLEVSRALAVVHEARVVHRDVKEANILVRKSDGQAVLVDFGVGYYEGAPTLTEGLFPPGTPRYRSPEAWRFGRENQDVQGAHYRAGVGDDLYALGVVFYRLLTGRDPFLLGERGGVDVEAVLHQAPLPPHLVNPRVPLAVEAVCLRLLEKKPEDRYPGAVELCAALEALRAWPDESWKVPLHGRAKVAGKRWARGRGATAWAGMGVGLVLGGGWLAGQWCGGRDVATVSSPVTSPAKPPTREANAGQEVAPPEPPPESARAATPPPVEPPLAAAASPAASGKDTAAVKKQQKTTGPQREVQPKRAEAAARNVCLGLTGAALQACLSAQQQVPPVRSEPPPQECPAGAVKTMTETLGLRIGERTEVEWSDVRGRPVPVREDTPVIIAGNWRASTRQLALPNNTRLHGRLYFGEKKVYGRFTEARTPSGETYRVCMDLYYYEPGTPIQPGSEPGNMLVGPVAQVRVVDHFD
- a CDS encoding DUF2381 family protein, with the protein product MFALSSTALVGVVLLATPADAAVQSPLPTCETGVRHVELTADAADKRHTVCIHPGLSTNLLFDSKLARVELAVRERFRVVLQGETALTLVPTEALEDGERVPVTAWFQDGAAPASATFELWVHPTQAEGQVEVTRQPRTLTSYREGEQQAQAEARQCREEKARIQAECAEQAGLTGLIAKGLGKTGVAFKMLDFDVTARPGNTLTPTRASSYRSNTERQEGGQKVVRLAMELMLRNNGETPWKPAGAVLLGPKHVELNVLGVWPKEPIAPVEKGRIVVEVEAKENEAHGTFTLKLWSQEGSAAGELFDGVTFPQDYSNHGIRH